A genomic region of Barnesiella viscericola DSM 18177 contains the following coding sequences:
- a CDS encoding NAD-dependent epimerase/dehydratase family protein, translating to MTTRILITGAGGFIGGFIVEEALSRGYETWAGVRKTTSRAHLTDPAIRFIDFNYANPQVLVEQLRQHKEEYGKWDYIIHNLGVTKCKNPDDFDRINYGFVKHFTEALIAADMVPRQFILMSSLGAWGVGDEKNFTPIRPTDTPHPNTRYGMSKLKAEQHLQSLPGFPYVVMRPTGVYGPYERDYYLMMKSIKYGFDFIVGFKPQLITFIYVKDLVQAIFKAIDRGVTRRGYFLSEGRAYTSSQFRRYVATALGRRWVIPVKIPIAGLWLVSVIAEKGAALLGKTSTLNRDKFRIMKQRNWICDTTDARNELGFEPQYSLERGVNECVKWYRQHHWL from the coding sequence ATGACTACTCGCATACTCATTACCGGCGCCGGCGGCTTCATCGGCGGCTTCATTGTCGAAGAGGCGCTGTCGCGCGGATACGAAACTTGGGCGGGAGTGCGCAAAACCACCTCGCGCGCCCATCTCACCGACCCGGCTATCCGCTTCATCGACTTCAACTACGCCAATCCCCAGGTGCTGGTCGAACAACTGCGGCAACACAAAGAGGAGTATGGCAAGTGGGACTACATCATTCACAACCTGGGGGTGACCAAGTGCAAGAACCCCGACGATTTCGACCGCATCAACTACGGGTTTGTCAAGCATTTCACCGAAGCGCTCATCGCCGCCGACATGGTGCCCCGGCAGTTTATCCTCATGAGCAGCCTGGGAGCCTGGGGGGTGGGCGACGAAAAGAACTTTACCCCCATACGCCCCACCGATACCCCCCACCCCAACACGCGCTACGGCATGAGCAAGCTGAAAGCCGAGCAGCACCTGCAATCGCTGCCGGGATTTCCCTATGTGGTGATGCGCCCCACCGGGGTGTACGGCCCCTACGAAAGGGACTACTATCTGATGATGAAGAGCATCAAATACGGCTTCGACTTCATCGTGGGATTCAAGCCGCAACTCATCACCTTCATCTACGTCAAGGACCTGGTGCAGGCCATCTTCAAGGCCATCGACCGGGGAGTGACCCGCCGGGGCTACTTCCTCTCCGAAGGGAGGGCCTACACCTCGTCACAGTTCCGCCGCTACGTAGCCACGGCTCTGGGGCGACGCTGGGTAATCCCGGTGAAGATTCCCATAGCAGGCTTGTGGCTCGTCTCGGTCATCGCCGAGAAGGGGGCCGCTCTGCTGGGCAAGACCAGCACGCTGAACCGCGACAAGTTCCGCATCATGAAACAGCGCAACTGGATATGCGACACTACCGATGCCCGCAACGAACTGGGATTCGAGCCGCAATACAGCCTCGAACGCGGCGTAAACGAATGTGTGAAGTGGTACCGCCAGCACCACTGGCTGTAA
- a CDS encoding uroporphyrinogen-III synthase, with protein MKIKKILVSQPKPSSEKSPYYDIAERYGVNIVFRPFIKVEGLTSKEFRQQKISIPEYTAVIFTARTAIDHFFRLCEELRVTIPETMKYFCTTEAIALYLQKYIVYRKRKIFFGNSGKLDDLVPSLLKHAGEKFLFPVSDVHKEQTTVLEKHNINYTRAIMYRTVSNDFEEGEPFDYDMLIFFSPSGIKSLLKNFPEFEQGDIKIGCFGPTTAQAVRDAGLRLDLEAPSPGAPSMTAALDLFLKEQSKKK; from the coding sequence TTGAAAATTAAGAAAATTCTTGTTTCTCAGCCTAAGCCGAGTTCCGAAAAATCGCCTTATTACGATATTGCCGAGCGATATGGAGTCAATATCGTATTCCGTCCCTTTATCAAGGTAGAGGGTCTGACCTCGAAAGAGTTCAGACAACAGAAGATTTCCATACCGGAATATACAGCTGTTATTTTCACGGCCCGTACCGCCATCGACCACTTCTTCCGCCTGTGCGAAGAGTTGCGCGTCACGATACCCGAAACGATGAAATACTTCTGTACCACCGAGGCCATTGCCCTCTATTTGCAAAAATACATCGTCTACCGCAAACGCAAGATTTTCTTCGGAAATTCGGGCAAACTGGACGATCTGGTTCCGTCGTTGCTGAAACACGCCGGTGAGAAATTCCTCTTCCCGGTATCCGATGTCCACAAAGAACAGACCACCGTATTGGAGAAACACAACATCAACTATACACGGGCCATCATGTATCGCACCGTGAGCAACGATTTTGAAGAGGGCGAACCCTTTGACTACGACATGCTCATCTTCTTCAGCCCTTCGGGAATCAAGTCGCTCTTGAAGAACTTCCCCGAATTTGAGCAGGGCGACATCAAAATCGGCTGCTTCGGTCCCACCACGGCACAAGCCGTGCGTGATGCAGGTCTGCGCCTCGACCTCGAAGCCCCCTCGCCCGGAGCTCCGTCGATGACGGCCGCACTGGATCTCTTCCTGAAAGAACAGAGCAAAAAGAAATAA
- a CDS encoding ribonuclease P protein component: MRFICKHTMNEHSLPKSEKLCSRTAINRLFAEGSAFIVYPLRIVYRIDDSTADPPQFFINIPKRNFKRAVKRVYLRRRIREAYRLHKEILTEPMARRNQSMHLAFLYLDKNLNDFHFIEQKMVEALERLVKKTEPQETSES, from the coding sequence ATGAGGTTTATTTGCAAACACACGATGAACGAACACAGCCTGCCCAAAAGCGAAAAACTATGTAGCCGAACAGCCATCAACCGACTGTTTGCCGAGGGTAGCGCCTTCATCGTCTATCCCCTGCGCATCGTCTACCGCATCGACGACAGCACGGCCGACCCCCCGCAGTTTTTCATCAATATCCCCAAGCGCAATTTCAAACGCGCCGTCAAACGGGTCTACCTGCGCCGTCGCATTCGCGAAGCCTACCGCCTGCACAAGGAGATACTGACCGAGCCGATGGCCCGGCGCAACCAGTCGATGCATCTGGCTTTCCTCTACCTCGACAAGAACCTGAACGACTTCCATTTCATTGAACAGAAGATGGTCGAGGCGCTGGAACGGCTGGTCAAAAAAACCGAACCCCAAGAAACCTCCGAGTCATAA
- a CDS encoding LOG family protein, translating into MKKIKSVCVYCASSSKINPDYFEAAREIGQLLAQKGMRCVCGAGNQGLMGTLADSVLAHGGEVMGVIPRFMIDEGWCHPDLTQTIVTADMHERKERMAQEADAVIALPGGCGTFEELFEIITWKQLGLFLNPIVILNTDGYYDPLIEMLHKAIDENFMRREHERMWLVAQTPQEAIDAIEQAPAWDPSIRKIAAI; encoded by the coding sequence ATGAAAAAGATAAAATCGGTATGCGTCTACTGCGCATCGAGTTCCAAAATAAACCCCGACTACTTCGAGGCTGCCCGTGAAATCGGGCAACTGCTCGCCCAAAAAGGCATGCGGTGCGTATGCGGTGCCGGCAACCAGGGGCTCATGGGGACCCTGGCCGACAGTGTGCTGGCCCACGGTGGCGAGGTGATGGGGGTAATTCCCCGATTCATGATCGACGAGGGGTGGTGCCACCCGGATTTGACCCAAACCATCGTGACGGCCGACATGCACGAACGCAAGGAACGCATGGCGCAGGAGGCCGACGCCGTCATCGCCCTGCCCGGCGGCTGCGGCACCTTTGAAGAGCTCTTCGAGATTATCACCTGGAAACAACTGGGGCTCTTCCTTAACCCCATTGTCATACTCAATACCGACGGGTATTACGACCCCCTCATCGAGATGTTGCACAAAGCCATCGACGAGAATTTCATGCGTCGTGAACACGAACGCATGTGGCTGGTGGCCCAAACGCCCCAAGAGGCGATCGACGCCATCGAACAGGCTCCCGCCTGGGACCCCAGCATTCGCAAAATAGCCGCCATCTAA
- a CDS encoding TlpA disulfide reductase family protein, whose product MKNRNFFLLVTVAAATLASCNNHASYTIDGTVSDSTLNGNTVYLTDMASNTVLDSAVIADNKFQFTGKADTTFIATLQSRPYRMHLIVENGNISVEMGESDKLSGTPLNDEMSTFMSAIDSLNNLFIAKQQEIVAKGLSGEEAAAAWNEVQAGLMGEANKVRSKYFDRNNNNAVGAWILANWGLAPEQLDSVINLSGDVLKANPLVKEMLKQLEMLKKTAVGQMFTDFTVEQPDGTKVSLSDYVGKGRYVLVDFWASWCGPCRREIPNIKELYDKYHDKGLDVLGVAVWDKPEDTQKAIEEMQVVWPQIINAQHIPTDLYGIQGIPHIILFAPDGTIAARDLREEAMKEKVTEVMTAKK is encoded by the coding sequence ATGAAAAATAGGAATTTTTTTCTGCTGGTGACCGTTGCCGCTGCAACGCTTGCCTCGTGTAACAATCATGCGTCGTACACGATCGACGGTACGGTGTCCGACTCGACCTTGAACGGCAATACGGTTTACCTCACCGATATGGCTTCGAATACTGTTCTCGACAGTGCGGTAATCGCCGATAACAAGTTCCAGTTCACGGGTAAGGCCGATACCACTTTCATTGCAACATTGCAGTCTCGTCCCTATCGCATGCACTTGATCGTGGAGAATGGCAACATCTCGGTCGAGATGGGTGAATCTGACAAACTCTCGGGTACTCCCTTGAACGACGAAATGTCTACCTTCATGAGTGCTATCGATTCGTTGAACAATCTCTTCATAGCCAAACAACAAGAGATTGTGGCAAAAGGTTTGTCGGGCGAGGAGGCTGCCGCTGCCTGGAATGAGGTACAGGCCGGCCTGATGGGTGAAGCCAATAAGGTGCGGTCGAAATATTTTGACCGCAACAATAACAATGCCGTGGGTGCCTGGATTTTGGCTAACTGGGGTTTGGCTCCCGAACAACTCGACTCGGTTATCAATCTCTCGGGCGATGTGCTCAAAGCCAATCCGCTGGTGAAAGAGATGCTGAAACAACTGGAAATGTTGAAAAAGACGGCCGTAGGTCAGATGTTTACCGACTTTACCGTCGAGCAACCCGACGGCACGAAGGTTTCGCTCTCCGACTATGTGGGCAAGGGCCGTTATGTGCTGGTCGATTTCTGGGCTTCGTGGTGCGGTCCCTGCCGTCGTGAGATTCCCAACATCAAGGAGCTTTACGACAAATACCACGACAAGGGTCTCGATGTGCTGGGTGTAGCCGTTTGGGATAAACCCGAGGATACGCAAAAGGCTATCGAAGAGATGCAGGTTGTTTGGCCGCAGATTATCAATGCCCAGCATATTCCTACCGATCTCTACGGTATTCAGGGCATTCCTCACATCATCTTGTTTGCTCCCGACGGTACCATCGCTGCTCGCGACCTGCGCGAAGAGGCTATGAAGGAGAAGGTTACCGAGGTGATGACCGCCAAGAAGTAA
- a CDS encoding UpxY family transcription antiterminator: MDSNETDLKWFAIRVTYSREMALKGYLDQCGIESFIPMHYKEFIKRERKVRKLVPVIHNLVFVRLNREKMDEIKADISLKIPIRYIMNRERREPLVVPDRQMYSFIAVAGAYNEQVVYLDSNVLSLREGDRVRITGGVFAGVEGVFLRIKGDRRVVVSIEGVMAVATAFVHPSLIERVS, translated from the coding sequence ATGGACAGTAATGAAACCGATCTCAAGTGGTTTGCCATTCGGGTAACATATAGCCGGGAGATGGCATTAAAAGGGTATCTCGACCAGTGTGGGATAGAGTCGTTCATTCCTATGCATTATAAAGAGTTTATCAAAAGGGAACGTAAGGTGAGAAAATTGGTCCCTGTGATTCACAATCTGGTATTCGTGCGGTTGAATCGGGAGAAGATGGACGAAATCAAAGCGGATATTTCGCTCAAAATTCCTATTCGTTATATCATGAATCGGGAGAGACGCGAGCCGCTCGTTGTTCCCGACCGGCAGATGTACAGTTTCATTGCCGTAGCCGGGGCTTACAATGAGCAGGTGGTCTATCTCGACTCCAATGTGCTCTCGTTGCGCGAGGGCGACCGGGTGCGCATCACCGGTGGGGTCTTTGCCGGGGTCGAAGGTGTATTCCTCCGCATCAAGGGCGACCGTCGGGTCGTCGTCTCCATCGAGGGTGTGATGGCCGTAGCCACGGCATTTGTTCACCCCTCTCTGATTGAGCGGGTCTCTTGA
- a CDS encoding DUF4271 domain-containing protein, translating into MPSPVASTHALAADTVQVTDSVVVRSTSDSSAVFVPQYIHGFERSTPLRESDPLKDLQETIIAIPEGFDAAPMPDSPTNNSLLVSIVMVVFLLFAFTFKKGTRFLGEIFSSVLNVRERQSLFDDSTVRETQLRAVLLCMTFVSEGFCLYQFLLQTLPSPGVSIGTGVCCGTLIAALYYLLQKWLYRGLGLLFTDAAHTRKWVESFISINAIISLPIAVPVLLTIFIPQWRSTLLVVAAAIYVISRILFIYKGFKIFYRNILDLFYFIVYFCALEITPLFWVYKSSVLIYNFVELKLQQL; encoded by the coding sequence ATGCCCAGCCCTGTTGCTTCCACACACGCCCTTGCCGCCGACACCGTCCAGGTGACCGACAGCGTCGTCGTGCGGTCGACGAGCGACAGCTCTGCGGTATTCGTGCCCCAGTATATCCACGGATTTGAACGCAGCACCCCCCTTCGCGAAAGCGACCCCCTCAAAGACTTGCAGGAGACGATTATCGCCATACCCGAAGGGTTCGACGCGGCCCCCATGCCCGACAGCCCCACCAACAACTCGTTGCTGGTGAGCATTGTGATGGTGGTATTCCTGCTCTTTGCCTTCACCTTTAAAAAAGGAACCCGGTTTCTGGGCGAGATTTTCAGCAGCGTACTCAACGTGAGGGAGCGACAAAGTCTCTTCGACGACTCCACCGTACGTGAGACTCAACTGCGGGCTGTCCTGCTGTGCATGACTTTCGTCTCGGAGGGCTTCTGCCTGTATCAATTCCTGTTGCAAACCCTACCCTCCCCGGGTGTATCGATAGGGACAGGAGTCTGCTGCGGCACGCTCATCGCCGCACTCTACTACCTGTTGCAAAAATGGCTCTACCGAGGGCTTGGCCTGCTCTTTACCGATGCCGCCCACACCCGCAAATGGGTAGAGAGTTTCATCTCCATCAACGCCATCATCAGCCTGCCTATCGCCGTGCCGGTTTTGCTGACCATATTCATACCCCAATGGCGATCCACCCTGCTGGTCGTGGCGGCAGCCATCTACGTGATTTCCCGTATCTTATTTATTTATAAAGGGTTTAAGATTTTTTACCGCAATATATTAGATTTATTCTATTTTATTGTGTACTTTTGTGCCCTCGAAATTACACCCCTGTTTTGGGTATATAAATCGAGTGTATTGATATACAATTTTGTCGAACTAAAATTACAGCAGCTTTGA
- a CDS encoding TatD family hydrolase, with product MHTHHDRYGAIISTTPEEFRPQPGRYYSVGLHPWDLSDKSKGVLSQLEAAVQHKQVVAIGETGLDKLKSGVSYETQILYFEKHIHLSEQWHKPLIIHAVKAYDDIIRIHKARKPAQPWIIHGFRGKPETAAQLLREGLYLSFGEYYNHETLKSVPLDRLFLETDEGNMPIDKLYRKAAHIRNLPTHRLHRSIARNIAHTFPLEKASHRS from the coding sequence ATTCACACCCATCACGACCGCTACGGGGCCATCATCAGCACCACCCCCGAGGAGTTTCGCCCCCAGCCGGGCCGGTACTACTCGGTAGGACTTCACCCCTGGGACCTCTCCGACAAATCAAAGGGTGTACTGTCGCAACTCGAAGCCGCCGTACAGCACAAGCAGGTGGTGGCCATTGGCGAAACGGGTCTCGACAAACTCAAAAGCGGGGTGAGCTACGAGACCCAGATACTCTATTTCGAGAAACACATTCACCTCTCGGAACAGTGGCACAAACCTCTCATCATTCATGCCGTAAAGGCCTACGACGACATCATTCGCATACACAAGGCCCGCAAACCTGCACAACCGTGGATTATCCACGGATTCAGAGGGAAACCCGAGACGGCGGCACAACTGCTGCGCGAGGGGCTCTACCTCTCGTTCGGTGAGTACTACAACCACGAAACCTTGAAATCGGTCCCCCTCGACCGCCTCTTCCTCGAAACCGACGAGGGGAACATGCCCATCGACAAGCTCTACCGCAAGGCAGCCCACATACGCAACCTGCCGACCCACCGGCTGCACCGGTCGATCGCCCGCAACATTGCCCACACATTTCCTTTGGAAAAAGCCTCCCACCGTTCCTGA
- the tyrS gene encoding tyrosine--tRNA ligase, which yields MNFVEELKWRGMVHTMMPGTEELLEKEMVTAYLGFDPTADSLHIGHLCGVMMLRHFQRCGHKPLALVGGATGMIGDPSGKSQERNLLDEETLRHNQECIKKQLSKFLDFESDAPNHAELVNNYDWMKDFTFLDFARTVGKHITVNYMMAKDSVQKRLNGEARDGLSFTEFTYQLLQGYDFLHLYETKNCKLQLGGSDQWGNITTGAELIRRTNGGEVFALTCPLVTKADGTKFGKTESGNVWLDARYTSPYKFYQFWLNVSDEDAKRYIKIFTSISREEIEALIAEHDQAPHLRVLQKRLAREVTVMVHSQADYDAAVEASNILFGNSTSEQLHKLDEDTLLAVFEGVPQFEISRDALLAGVSAIELTTEMAGVFPSKGEMRKLTQGGGVSINKEKLTAPDTKIDGSYLLNDKYIIVQRGKKNYYLLIAK from the coding sequence ATGAATTTTGTAGAAGAACTCAAATGGCGCGGAATGGTACACACCATGATGCCTGGCACAGAAGAACTCCTTGAAAAAGAAATGGTTACAGCCTACTTGGGTTTTGACCCCACGGCCGATTCCCTTCACATAGGTCACTTGTGCGGCGTGATGATGCTGCGACATTTCCAACGCTGCGGGCACAAGCCCCTGGCTCTCGTAGGAGGTGCTACCGGCATGATTGGCGACCCTTCGGGTAAATCGCAAGAACGCAACCTGCTCGACGAGGAGACTCTGCGTCACAATCAGGAATGCATCAAAAAGCAGTTGAGCAAGTTCCTCGATTTCGAATCGGACGCTCCCAACCATGCCGAACTGGTGAACAACTATGATTGGATGAAGGACTTTACTTTCCTCGATTTCGCCCGCACCGTAGGCAAGCATATCACCGTCAACTACATGATGGCGAAAGATTCGGTTCAAAAGCGACTCAACGGCGAGGCGCGCGACGGACTCTCCTTCACCGAATTTACCTATCAATTGTTGCAAGGTTACGATTTCCTGCACCTCTACGAAACGAAAAACTGCAAGTTGCAACTGGGCGGCTCGGACCAATGGGGCAACATCACCACTGGTGCCGAATTGATACGCCGCACCAACGGCGGCGAAGTGTTCGCCCTCACCTGCCCGCTGGTGACCAAGGCCGACGGTACGAAATTCGGCAAGACCGAATCGGGCAACGTATGGCTCGACGCCCGCTACACCTCGCCCTACAAGTTCTACCAGTTCTGGCTCAACGTGAGCGACGAGGACGCCAAGCGCTACATCAAGATATTCACCTCGATTTCGCGCGAGGAGATCGAAGCCCTCATCGCCGAACACGACCAGGCTCCCCACCTGCGCGTGCTGCAAAAACGGCTGGCCCGCGAGGTTACCGTCATGGTTCACTCGCAAGCCGACTACGACGCAGCCGTCGAAGCCTCGAATATCCTCTTCGGCAACTCCACCTCGGAGCAACTGCACAAGCTCGACGAGGATACGCTGCTGGCCGTGTTTGAAGGTGTGCCCCAGTTTGAAATCTCGCGCGACGCCCTGCTGGCTGGTGTATCGGCCATCGAGCTCACCACCGAGATGGCCGGCGTATTCCCCTCGAAAGGCGAAATGCGCAAACTGACCCAGGGCGGCGGCGTATCCATCAACAAAGAGAAACTCACCGCTCCCGATACCAAGATTGATGGCAGCTACCTGCTGAACGACAAATACATCATCGTACAGCGGGGCAAAAAGAATTATTACCTGCTTATCGCAAAATAA